The proteins below come from a single Plantactinospora sp. KBS50 genomic window:
- a CDS encoding inositol monophosphatase family protein — protein MAAPPVIDGAFARWLAARAGQALLEVRAELGFADPGALKAAGDKVSHDLIRAELARWRPADAVLSEEDEGSRLAWAAEVDAAAVPRLTADRVWIVDPLDGTREFSEEGRTDWAVHVALWDRRLGGHGLAAGAVALPAQHRVLGTDSPPAYPPMGSSSVAAGEPGAGLRLAASRSRPPVFLTDVAAQVGARLVPMGSAGAKIAAVVGGEVDAYVHAGGQYEWDSAAPVAVATATGLHASRIDGSALKYNQADPRLPDLVVCRKDLAPRLLAALQQHCG, from the coding sequence ATGGCGGCCCCTCCGGTGATCGACGGCGCCTTCGCCCGATGGCTCGCGGCCCGCGCCGGTCAGGCGCTGCTTGAGGTACGCGCCGAGCTGGGCTTCGCCGATCCCGGCGCGCTGAAGGCGGCCGGTGACAAGGTGTCCCACGACCTGATCCGCGCCGAGCTGGCCCGTTGGCGGCCGGCCGACGCGGTGCTCTCCGAGGAGGACGAGGGGTCGCGGCTGGCCTGGGCCGCCGAGGTGGACGCGGCGGCGGTGCCGCGGCTGACCGCGGACCGGGTGTGGATCGTGGATCCGTTGGACGGGACCCGGGAGTTCTCGGAGGAGGGCCGCACGGACTGGGCGGTGCACGTGGCGCTCTGGGACCGCCGGCTCGGGGGGCACGGCCTGGCCGCCGGGGCGGTGGCGTTGCCGGCGCAGCACCGGGTGCTGGGTACGGATTCGCCGCCGGCCTATCCGCCGATGGGGTCCTCGTCGGTGGCGGCAGGTGAGCCCGGCGCGGGGCTGCGGTTGGCGGCGAGTCGGAGTCGTCCGCCGGTGTTCCTGACGGATGTGGCGGCGCAGGTGGGTGCGCGGTTGGTGCCGATGGGTTCGGCGGGGGCGAAGATCGCGGCGGTGGTGGGTGGTGAGGTGGATGCGTACGTGCATGCGGGTGGGCAGTACGAGTGGGATTCTGCCGCGCCGGTGGCTGTGGCGACGGCCACGGGTTTGCATGCTTCCCGGATCGACGGGTCTGCGTTGAAATACAACCAGGCCGACCCGCGCCTGCCTGATCTTGTGGTGTGCCGAAAGGATCTCGCGCCCCGGCTGCTTGCGGCGTTGCAGCAGCACTGCGGGTAG
- a CDS encoding DUF4383 domain-containing protein translates to MAHFPVNHPARPLYRVVAGLVGLYVLVFGVLGLVETWNDPLFSRASHWVLGLRVNLAFALVSVLFGIGLVIGASRRSNLGHYMNLTAGVVFMVTGLAMLAVLQTSANILNFSVSTVVVSLLFGLVFLATGLYDKVGPHDHAAAENVKPRRPEPEPQPRQR, encoded by the coding sequence GTGGCACACTTTCCGGTCAACCATCCGGCCCGGCCGCTGTACCGGGTCGTCGCCGGGCTGGTCGGGCTCTACGTCCTGGTCTTCGGGGTCCTGGGCCTCGTGGAGACGTGGAACGATCCGCTGTTCTCCCGGGCCAGCCACTGGGTGCTCGGGCTGCGGGTCAACCTGGCCTTCGCGCTGGTGTCGGTGCTCTTCGGGATCGGGCTGGTCATCGGCGCATCCCGGCGCAGCAACCTGGGCCACTACATGAACCTCACCGCCGGGGTGGTCTTCATGGTCACCGGTCTGGCCATGCTGGCCGTGTTGCAGACCTCGGCCAACATTCTCAACTTCTCGGTGTCGACCGTCGTCGTGTCGCTGCTGTTCGGCCTGGTATTCCTCGCCACCGGCCTGTACGACAAGGTCGGCCCACACGACCACGCGGCCGCGGAGAACGTCAAACCCCGTCGCCCCGAGCCCGAGCCGCAACCGCGCCAGCGGTGA
- a CDS encoding TetR/AcrR family transcriptional regulator translates to MSAAQRREQLIAIGRLIFAERGFDATSIEEVAARAKVSKPVVYEHFGGKEGLYAVVVDREVRALLDRIAAALTAGHPRELLEQAALALLGYIEEETSGFRVLVRESPVMSATGNFSSVLNDVAHQVEHILGAEFKSRGYDPKLAELYAQALVGMVALTGRWWLEVRKPRKEAVAAHLVNLAWNGLSHLEPRPTLLTRRRR, encoded by the coding sequence ATGTCGGCGGCGCAGCGACGGGAACAACTGATCGCGATCGGCCGGCTGATCTTCGCCGAACGAGGCTTCGACGCCACCTCCATCGAGGAGGTGGCGGCCCGGGCCAAGGTCTCCAAACCGGTGGTCTACGAACACTTCGGCGGCAAGGAAGGGCTGTACGCCGTCGTGGTGGACCGCGAGGTCCGGGCGCTGCTGGACCGGATCGCCGCCGCGCTGACCGCGGGGCATCCGCGGGAACTGCTGGAGCAGGCCGCGCTGGCGCTGCTCGGCTACATCGAGGAGGAGACCAGCGGCTTCCGGGTGCTGGTCCGCGAGTCGCCGGTGATGTCGGCGACCGGCAACTTCAGCAGCGTGCTCAACGACGTGGCCCACCAGGTCGAGCACATCCTCGGCGCGGAGTTCAAGAGCCGGGGGTACGACCCCAAGCTGGCCGAGCTGTACGCGCAGGCGCTGGTGGGGATGGTGGCGCTGACCGGCCGCTGGTGGTTGGAGGTGCGCAAGCCGCGCAAGGAGGCGGTGGCGGCGCACCTGGTGAACCTGGCCTGGAACGGCCTGTCCCACCTGGAACCGCGGCCGACGCTGCTGACCCGCCGCCGGCGCTGA
- a CDS encoding ABC-F family ATP-binding cassette domain-containing protein, producing the protein MSANIVNLDRVSKGYGAAGPLLRDVSLGLDGADRVGVVGLNGAGKSTLLRLLTRVEEPDDGRVTHRRDLRVAWLPQQLRLDPEATVRAVVLGTAWLAEDMGAEHEWAGDAGVRAILDGLGMPYLGLDQPVGPMSGGERRRVALAALLVRESDLLVLDEPTNHLDVGGVDWLARHLVARRGALVVVTHDRWFLDAVCTSTWEVADRTVRTYEGGFAAWTLARAERARLAAAAEARRQNLLRKEIAWLRRGPPARTSKPRFRIEAANALIADEPEPRDSVALHRLATARLGKQVYDLEDVTLNAGDTPILTDLTWRVGPGDRIALVGANGAGKTTLLRLLAGVRGADAGTMRTGATVRPAFLSQELVELPGELRVLEAVEEVARRVVIGDREVAASQLAELFGFDDRRLWTPVRDLSGGERRRLQLLRLLAAEPNVLLFDEPTNDLDTDTLAALEDLLDSWPGTVIVASHDRYLIERVTEVVYGMFGDGRLVHLPGGVEEYLSRIDGGVPLARRATGTGTGTGGDRAAPDGAGSTAPGAAGPAGTAGTAGAAGAAGAAGAADGEVRLSAAEARTAKKELGRLERQLGKLEQRETTLHEQLATHATDYTRVAELDGQLRALRAERDQVEEAWLTLADRVGDA; encoded by the coding sequence TTGTCAGCCAACATCGTCAACCTGGACCGGGTGTCCAAGGGGTACGGCGCCGCCGGGCCACTGCTGCGCGACGTGTCCCTCGGGCTGGACGGGGCGGACCGGGTCGGCGTGGTCGGGCTCAACGGGGCCGGCAAGTCCACCCTGCTGCGGCTGCTCACCCGGGTCGAGGAGCCGGACGACGGCCGGGTCACCCACCGCCGTGACCTGCGGGTCGCCTGGCTGCCGCAGCAGTTGCGGCTCGACCCCGAGGCCACCGTCCGCGCGGTGGTGCTCGGCACCGCGTGGCTGGCCGAGGACATGGGCGCCGAGCACGAATGGGCCGGCGACGCCGGGGTGCGGGCCATCCTCGACGGGCTGGGCATGCCGTACCTGGGTCTCGACCAGCCGGTCGGGCCGATGTCCGGCGGCGAGCGGCGCCGGGTGGCGCTGGCCGCCCTGCTGGTCCGGGAGTCCGACCTGCTCGTCCTGGACGAGCCGACCAACCACCTGGACGTGGGCGGGGTGGACTGGCTGGCCCGGCATCTGGTGGCCCGGCGGGGCGCGCTGGTGGTGGTCACCCACGACCGGTGGTTCCTGGACGCCGTCTGCACGAGCACCTGGGAGGTCGCCGACCGCACCGTCCGGACGTACGAGGGCGGCTTCGCGGCCTGGACCCTCGCCCGGGCCGAGCGCGCCCGGCTGGCCGCCGCGGCCGAGGCGCGGCGGCAGAACCTGCTGCGCAAGGAGATCGCCTGGCTGCGCCGTGGCCCGCCGGCCCGGACCTCCAAGCCGCGGTTCCGGATCGAGGCCGCCAACGCGCTCATCGCCGACGAGCCGGAGCCGCGGGACAGCGTCGCGCTGCACCGGCTGGCCACCGCCCGGCTCGGCAAGCAGGTGTACGACCTGGAGGACGTCACGCTGAACGCGGGGGACACCCCCATCCTCACCGACCTCACCTGGCGGGTGGGGCCGGGTGACCGGATCGCGCTCGTCGGCGCCAACGGCGCCGGCAAGACCACCCTGCTGCGGCTGCTGGCCGGGGTGCGCGGCGCCGACGCCGGCACGATGCGCACCGGTGCGACGGTACGGCCGGCGTTCCTCTCCCAGGAACTGGTCGAGCTTCCCGGCGAACTGCGGGTGCTGGAGGCCGTCGAGGAGGTGGCCCGCCGGGTCGTCATCGGCGACCGCGAGGTGGCCGCCTCCCAGCTCGCGGAGCTGTTCGGCTTCGACGACCGCCGGCTGTGGACGCCGGTACGGGACCTTTCCGGCGGCGAGCGGCGGCGGCTGCAACTGCTGCGGCTGCTGGCCGCCGAACCCAACGTGCTGCTGTTCGACGAGCCCACCAACGACCTGGACACCGACACCCTGGCCGCGCTGGAGGACCTGCTGGACTCCTGGCCGGGCACGGTGATCGTGGCCAGCCACGACCGGTACCTGATCGAGCGGGTCACCGAGGTGGTGTACGGGATGTTCGGCGACGGCCGGCTGGTGCACCTGCCGGGCGGGGTCGAGGAGTACCTGTCCCGGATCGACGGCGGGGTGCCGCTGGCGCGGCGGGCCACCGGCACCGGCACCGGCACCGGTGGCGACCGTGCCGCCCCGGACGGCGCCGGGTCCACCGCGCCGGGCGCGGCCGGCCCGGCCGGCACGGCCGGCACGGCCGGTGCGGCCGGTGCGGCCGGTGCGGCCGGAGCGGCCGACGGCGAGGTCCGGCTCTCCGCGGCCGAGGCCCGGACCGCGAAGAAGGAACTCGGCAGGCTGGAGCGGCAGCTCGGCAAGCTGGAACAGCGCGAGACCACGCTGCACGAGCAGCTCGCCACGCACGCCACCGACTACACCCGGGTCGCCGAGCTGGACGGGCAACTGCGCGCCCTGCGGGCCGAACGCGATCAGGTCGAGGAGGCCTGGCTCACCCTCGCCGACCGGGTCGGGGACGCCTGA
- a CDS encoding DUF4383 domain-containing protein yields the protein MAHNPINHPARPVYRAITGLIGLYLVIFGVLGVVQSAGQDLFEQDDSLVLGQGTNLAGAALSGLLGVLILGTTALGRNVDVRVNKPLGYLVMALGLGELAVLRTSANVLDFTIATCIVVMLLGLVLLTAAMYCTIGSDEEASAARDARLVL from the coding sequence ATGGCGCACAACCCCATCAACCACCCCGCGCGTCCGGTGTACCGGGCGATCACCGGCCTGATCGGCCTCTATCTGGTGATCTTCGGTGTCCTCGGCGTGGTGCAGAGCGCCGGTCAGGACCTCTTCGAGCAGGACGACAGCCTGGTCCTGGGCCAGGGCACCAACCTCGCCGGTGCCGCGCTGTCCGGTCTGCTCGGCGTGCTGATCCTCGGCACCACGGCGCTCGGGCGCAACGTGGACGTCCGGGTCAACAAGCCGCTCGGCTACCTCGTGATGGCCCTGGGCCTCGGTGAGCTGGCCGTGCTGCGCACCAGCGCCAACGTGCTCGACTTCACCATCGCGACCTGCATCGTGGTCATGCTGCTCGGGCTGGTGCTGCTGACCGCCGCCATGTACTGCACGATCGGCTCCGACGAGGAGGCCAGCGCCGCCCGCGACGCCCGCCTGGTGCTCTGA
- a CDS encoding 50S ribosomal protein L25/general stress protein Ctc, with the protein MSEVKISAEPRTEFGKGGARRTRRAGLVPAVLYGHGEKPKHIALPALEFAAAIRHGGANQLLSIEISDGTSALALPKAIQRDPVRDTFEHVDLLLVRRGEKVTVEVPVQLTGEPARDTLVMHEHDTLAVLADATRLPESLQVSIDGLEAGSQVTAGQVKLPSGVELTVDGDMVVAVITAAPTAEQLATEEELAAGEEAEAAEAAEAAEGEEPTGSEPTPAEANAES; encoded by the coding sequence GTGTCCGAGGTAAAGATCAGCGCCGAGCCCCGTACCGAGTTCGGCAAGGGTGGTGCCCGCCGTACCCGCCGGGCCGGCCTGGTGCCGGCAGTGCTCTACGGCCATGGCGAAAAGCCCAAGCACATCGCCCTGCCCGCCCTGGAGTTCGCCGCCGCCATCCGGCACGGCGGCGCGAACCAGCTGCTGAGCATCGAGATCAGCGATGGCACCAGCGCCCTGGCCCTGCCGAAGGCGATCCAGCGGGACCCGGTGCGGGACACCTTCGAGCACGTCGACCTGCTGCTGGTGCGGCGCGGCGAGAAGGTCACCGTGGAGGTTCCGGTCCAGCTCACCGGGGAGCCGGCCCGGGACACGCTGGTGATGCACGAGCACGACACCCTGGCGGTGCTGGCGGACGCGACCCGGCTGCCGGAGTCGCTGCAGGTCTCGATCGACGGCCTGGAGGCCGGCTCCCAGGTCACCGCCGGCCAGGTCAAGCTCCCCTCGGGTGTCGAGCTGACCGTGGACGGCGACATGGTGGTCGCGGTGATCACCGCGGCGCCGACCGCCGAGCAGTTGGCCACCGAGGAAGAGCTGGCCGCGGGCGAGGAAGCCGAGGCGGCCGAGGCGGCCGAGGCTGCCGAGGGCGAGGAGCCGACCGGGAGCGAGCCGACCCCGGCCGAGGCGAACGCCGAAAGCTGA
- a CDS encoding 4-(cytidine 5'-diphospho)-2-C-methyl-D-erythritol kinase encodes MTEAWRPDEDEETSRRGASGPVKVYAPAKINLHLGVGPLREDGYHELHTVYHAISLHDELTARRGDTLTLTMEGEGAGELALDGTNLIIRAAQALAGYAGVPAHARLHLRKQIPLAAGLAGGSADAAAALVACDALWGTGLTRDELAEVASGLGSDVPFLVFGGTALGTGRGEAVSPVLVRPTTWHWAVAIADGGLSTPKVYGELDRLRDAGAAPLPVGSPDRLLGALRQRDPAVLGAALGNDLEPAAVSLWPELTEVLAAGRGAGALAGIVSGSGPTCVFLAADAGHAEALARELTAADVCRVVRTAHGPVAGARVG; translated from the coding sequence GTGACCGAGGCTTGGCGTCCGGACGAGGATGAGGAGACCTCCCGCCGCGGCGCGTCCGGTCCGGTCAAGGTGTACGCCCCCGCGAAGATCAACCTTCACCTCGGGGTGGGGCCGCTGCGCGAGGACGGCTACCACGAGCTGCACACCGTCTACCACGCCATCTCGCTCCACGACGAGCTGACCGCCCGGCGGGGGGACACCCTGACCCTCACCATGGAGGGGGAGGGCGCCGGTGAGCTGGCCCTGGACGGCACGAACCTGATCATCCGTGCGGCCCAGGCCCTCGCCGGGTACGCCGGGGTACCCGCACACGCCCGGCTGCACCTGCGCAAGCAGATTCCGCTGGCCGCCGGGCTGGCCGGGGGCAGCGCCGACGCCGCCGCCGCGCTGGTGGCCTGCGACGCGCTGTGGGGCACCGGCCTCACCCGGGACGAACTCGCCGAGGTCGCGTCCGGGCTCGGCTCCGACGTACCCTTCCTGGTCTTCGGCGGCACCGCGCTCGGCACCGGGCGCGGCGAGGCCGTCAGCCCGGTCCTGGTCCGCCCGACCACCTGGCACTGGGCGGTGGCCATCGCCGACGGCGGCCTCTCCACCCCCAAGGTGTACGGCGAACTGGACCGGCTGCGCGACGCGGGCGCCGCCCCGCTGCCGGTGGGCAGCCCGGACCGGCTGCTCGGGGCGCTCCGCCAGCGCGACCCGGCGGTGCTCGGGGCGGCCCTCGGCAACGACCTCGAACCCGCGGCGGTGTCCCTCTGGCCCGAGCTGACCGAGGTGCTCGCCGCCGGCCGCGGTGCCGGCGCGCTCGCCGGCATCGTCTCCGGATCCGGCCCGACCTGCGTCTTCCTCGCCGCCGACGCCGGGCACGCCGAGGCGCTGGCCCGGGAGCTGACCGCCGCGGACGTGTGCCGGGTGGTCCGCACCGCGCACGGCCCGGTGGCGGGTGCCCGGGTCGGCTGA
- the pth gene encoding aminoacyl-tRNA hydrolase: MSEESLPWLVVGLGNPGRDYAGNRHNVGFMVVDLLAERMRTRFGRHRRAVAEVAEGRLGIGGPRLVLMKPMTFMNLSGGPVAALARFYKVPIGQIVAVHDELDIPYGQLRLKCGGGEGGHNGLRSMSKSLGTKDYLRVRFGIGRPPGRQDPADFVLTDFSTVERKELDFLVDRAADAVESVLARGLEWTQNAYHGT; encoded by the coding sequence GTGTCCGAGGAAAGCCTTCCGTGGCTGGTGGTCGGCCTGGGGAATCCGGGCCGGGACTACGCCGGTAACCGGCACAACGTCGGCTTCATGGTCGTGGACCTGCTGGCCGAGCGCATGCGTACCCGGTTCGGCCGGCACCGGCGGGCGGTCGCCGAGGTGGCCGAGGGGCGGCTCGGGATCGGCGGCCCGCGCCTGGTGCTGATGAAGCCCATGACGTTCATGAACCTGTCGGGTGGGCCGGTGGCGGCACTGGCCCGGTTCTACAAGGTGCCGATCGGGCAGATCGTCGCGGTGCATGACGAGTTGGACATCCCGTACGGGCAGTTGCGGCTCAAGTGCGGCGGCGGCGAGGGTGGGCACAACGGCCTGCGCTCGATGTCGAAGTCGCTGGGCACCAAGGACTACCTGCGGGTGCGGTTCGGCATCGGTCGGCCGCCGGGCCGGCAGGATCCGGCCGACTTCGTGTTGACCGACTTCTCGACCGTCGAGCGCAAGGAACTGGACTTTCTGGTCGACCGGGCGGCCGATGCGGTGGAGTCGGTGCTGGCCCGCGGCCTGGAATGGACGCAGAACGCGTACCACGGGACCTGA
- a CDS encoding ribose-phosphate diphosphokinase: protein MGSIVAENRKSLMLFSGRGFPELAQEIGEALGVAPTASDSYEFANGEIFVRFKESVRGSDAFVVQSVTHGVNKWVMETLIMIDALKRGSAKRITVVLPFYPYARQDKKHRGREPISARLVADLLKTAGANRILTVDLHTAQIQGFFDGPVDHLFAMDTLAEYVERRYAGRPMTVVAPDSGRVRVAERWTDRLGGCPLAFIHKTRDPLKPNQVVANRVVGDVEGRVCLIVDDMIDTGGTICGAADILQDTGAAEVLVASTHALLSDPATERLKNSRISEVVVTNTLPLPPEKRLDKITVLSIAPLLARAIREVFDDGSVTTLFGGLS, encoded by the coding sequence ATGGGCAGCATCGTCGCCGAAAATCGCAAGAGTCTGATGCTCTTCTCCGGACGCGGTTTTCCGGAGTTGGCGCAAGAGATCGGTGAGGCCCTCGGTGTGGCACCGACCGCATCCGACTCGTACGAGTTCGCCAATGGCGAGATCTTCGTCCGGTTCAAGGAGTCGGTCCGCGGCTCGGACGCCTTCGTGGTCCAGTCGGTCACCCACGGGGTCAACAAGTGGGTGATGGAAACCCTCATCATGATCGACGCCCTGAAGCGCGGCTCGGCCAAGCGGATCACCGTGGTACTGCCGTTCTATCCGTACGCCCGGCAGGACAAGAAGCACCGGGGCCGGGAGCCGATCTCCGCGCGGCTGGTGGCGGACCTGTTGAAGACCGCGGGCGCGAACCGGATCCTGACGGTGGACCTGCACACGGCGCAGATCCAGGGCTTCTTCGACGGGCCGGTGGACCACCTGTTCGCCATGGACACCCTCGCCGAGTACGTCGAGCGCAGGTACGCGGGCCGGCCGATGACCGTGGTGGCGCCGGACTCGGGCCGGGTCCGGGTGGCGGAGCGCTGGACGGACCGGCTCGGCGGCTGCCCGCTGGCCTTCATCCACAAGACCCGGGACCCGTTGAAGCCGAATCAGGTGGTGGCCAACCGGGTGGTCGGTGACGTCGAGGGCCGGGTGTGCCTGATCGTCGACGACATGATCGACACCGGTGGAACGATCTGTGGCGCGGCCGACATCCTCCAGGACACCGGCGCGGCGGAGGTGCTGGTGGCCTCCACCCACGCGCTGCTCTCCGACCCGGCGACCGAGCGGCTGAAGAACAGCCGGATCAGCGAGGTCGTGGTCACCAACACCCTGCCGCTGCCGCCGGAGAAGCGGCTGGACAAGATCACCGTGCTGTCCATCGCGCCGCTGCTGGCCCGGGCCATCCGGGAGGTCTTCGACGACGGCTCGGTGACCACGCTCTTCGGCGGTCTGAGCTGA
- the glmU gene encoding bifunctional UDP-N-acetylglucosamine diphosphorylase/glucosamine-1-phosphate N-acetyltransferase GlmU, which translates to MKSALPKMLHPLLGRTLLGHVLAAARSLDAERTVVVVGHGADQVRAHLAEIAPEAVPVLQAEQRGTGHAVRVALEAAPDASGTVVVINGDVPLLRPETLDELVGAHEDAGSAATVLAAEVDQPAGLGRIVRDGAGRLERIVEERDASPAQRAIREINAGSYVFDAARLRTALSKLSTDNEQGEEYLTDVFELLVGAGEPVGVHVARDATETRGCNDRYELAGLRQALRDRVNEAWMRSGVTILDPATTWIDVTVSVGRDAVLDQNTQLRGTTEVAEGATVGPDVTLVDTVVGAGATVLRSHVVSARLGPGASVGPYAYLRPEANVGEGAKVGTFVEVKKSEIGPGAKVPHLSYVGDATIGARANIGAATIFVNYDGVAKHHTTVGEAAFIGCDTSLIAPVEVGPGAYVAAGSAIDKDVPAGALGVTRAPQRNIEGWVTRRRAGTRSAAAAERALAESAGRRPGADGAPAGRGPGAEDGSSGEQAHEDAQAGGRQADARDTPTE; encoded by the coding sequence ATGAAGTCGGCGTTACCGAAGATGCTCCATCCGCTGCTCGGCCGGACGCTGCTGGGACACGTGCTGGCCGCCGCGCGGTCCCTGGACGCCGAACGCACCGTCGTGGTGGTCGGGCACGGTGCCGATCAGGTCCGGGCGCACCTGGCCGAGATCGCCCCGGAGGCCGTACCGGTGCTCCAGGCCGAGCAGCGCGGCACCGGGCACGCCGTCCGGGTGGCGCTGGAGGCGGCACCCGACGCGTCCGGCACCGTCGTCGTGATCAACGGCGACGTGCCGCTGCTGCGCCCGGAGACCCTCGACGAACTGGTCGGCGCGCACGAGGACGCCGGCTCGGCGGCCACGGTGCTCGCCGCCGAGGTCGACCAACCGGCCGGCCTCGGCCGGATCGTGCGGGACGGCGCCGGGCGGTTGGAACGGATCGTGGAGGAGCGCGACGCCAGCCCGGCGCAGCGGGCGATCCGGGAGATCAACGCCGGCAGCTACGTCTTCGACGCGGCCCGGCTGCGCACGGCGCTCAGCAAGCTCTCCACCGACAACGAGCAGGGCGAGGAGTACCTCACGGACGTCTTCGAGCTGCTCGTGGGCGCGGGCGAACCGGTCGGGGTGCACGTCGCGCGGGACGCCACCGAGACCCGCGGGTGCAACGACCGGTACGAGCTGGCCGGGCTGCGCCAGGCGCTGCGGGACCGGGTCAACGAGGCGTGGATGCGCTCCGGGGTGACGATCCTGGACCCGGCGACGACCTGGATCGACGTGACCGTTTCCGTGGGCCGGGACGCCGTGCTGGACCAGAACACCCAGTTGCGCGGCACGACCGAGGTGGCCGAGGGCGCCACCGTGGGTCCGGACGTGACGCTCGTCGACACGGTGGTCGGCGCCGGCGCCACGGTGCTGCGCAGCCACGTGGTGTCCGCCCGGCTCGGCCCCGGGGCGAGCGTCGGCCCGTACGCGTACCTGCGACCCGAGGCGAACGTGGGCGAGGGGGCGAAGGTCGGCACGTTCGTCGAGGTGAAGAAGTCCGAGATCGGTCCCGGTGCCAAGGTGCCGCACCTGAGCTACGTGGGCGACGCGACGATCGGAGCGCGGGCGAACATCGGCGCCGCGACGATCTTCGTGAACTACGACGGGGTCGCCAAGCACCACACCACGGTCGGCGAGGCGGCGTTCATCGGCTGCGACACCAGCCTGATCGCCCCGGTCGAGGTGGGTCCGGGCGCGTACGTGGCGGCCGGCAGCGCCATCGACAAGGACGTACCGGCCGGTGCCCTCGGGGTGACCCGGGCGCCGCAGCGGAACATCGAGGGCTGGGTGACCCGGCGCCGGGCGGGGACCCGGTCGGCGGCGGCGGCCGAACGTGCCCTCGCCGAGTCGGCCGGGCGTCGGCCGGGGGCCGACGGAGCGCCGGCCGGGCGTGGGCCGGGGGCGGAGGACGGGTCCTCGGGTGAGCAAGCCCACGAGGACGCCCAGGCGGGTGGACGGCAGGCGGACGCGAGAGATACTCCAACTGAATAG
- a CDS encoding acyl-CoA desaturase has translation MSTALLESNTPGGPKPLTEGRQPMGVMIGLWGFVVVPFLALLVAIPVAWGGWLGWTDVSIALAWYIVSGLGVTVGFHRYFTHGSFKAKRWLRVTLAVAGSLAVQGSIVQWVADHRRHHAFSDVEGDPHSPWRFGATFWGLTRGLFHAHVGWLFHRELSNRERFAPDLLADKDIRRVDRMFPLLVVISTLGPALMGGLLTWSWQGALTAFFWGGLIRIATLHHVTWAINSVCHVYGERPFEVRQGDRAANFWPLAILSFGESWHNLHHADPTSARHGVLRGQIDISARVIWLFERTGAAYNVRWPKPERIAAKMLNADAQH, from the coding sequence ATGTCCACCGCACTCCTGGAATCGAACACGCCCGGCGGCCCGAAACCCTTGACCGAGGGTCGACAGCCGATGGGCGTCATGATCGGCCTCTGGGGCTTCGTGGTCGTGCCGTTCCTCGCCCTCCTCGTGGCCATCCCGGTCGCCTGGGGTGGCTGGCTGGGCTGGACGGACGTCTCCATCGCGCTGGCCTGGTACATCGTCTCGGGGCTGGGCGTCACGGTCGGATTCCACAGGTACTTCACGCACGGCTCGTTCAAGGCCAAGCGCTGGCTGCGGGTGACCCTGGCGGTGGCCGGGTCGCTGGCCGTGCAGGGCAGCATCGTGCAGTGGGTGGCCGACCACCGCCGGCACCACGCCTTCTCCGACGTGGAGGGCGACCCGCACTCGCCCTGGCGGTTCGGCGCCACCTTCTGGGGGCTGACCCGCGGCCTGTTCCACGCGCACGTCGGCTGGCTGTTCCACCGCGAGCTGTCCAACCGGGAACGCTTCGCCCCCGACCTGCTGGCCGACAAGGACATCCGCCGGGTGGACCGGATGTTCCCGCTGCTGGTGGTGATCTCGACGCTGGGTCCGGCGCTGATGGGCGGGCTGCTCACCTGGTCCTGGCAGGGAGCGCTGACCGCGTTCTTCTGGGGCGGCCTGATCCGGATCGCCACCCTGCACCACGTCACCTGGGCCATCAACTCGGTGTGCCACGTGTACGGCGAGCGGCCGTTCGAGGTGCGGCAGGGCGACCGGGCGGCGAACTTCTGGCCGCTGGCCATCCTGTCGTTCGGCGAGAGCTGGCACAACCTGCACCACGCCGACCCGACCAGTGCCCGGCACGGGGTGCTGCGCGGCCAGATCGACATCTCGGCCCGGGTGATCTGGCTGTTCGAGCGGACCGGCGCGGCGTACAACGTGCGCTGGCCCAAGCCGGAACGGATCGCCGCGAAGATGCTCAACGCCGACGCCCAGCACTGA